The Pocillopora verrucosa isolate sample1 chromosome 2, ASM3666991v2, whole genome shotgun sequence genome has a segment encoding these proteins:
- the LOC131792843 gene encoding T-box-containing protein TBX6L-like: MMTSVESPEGQLNTRAGLPLGCTTSSILQGQDFDFDRHVDSLMSYSRPSSYYEDMHGTSTTIPNQVQTGYSQIHTMAFGFSSGLPHGQLRSDSIEVELENKDLWDKFHEIGTEMIITKTGRRMFPVIRVNISGLNPKEEYVLVLDSIPADDNRYKFHNSEWSVTGKAEPLIPTRIFVHPDSPGTGSQWMRQVVSFQKMKLTNNHMDQMGHVILNSMHKYQPRVHVIPAKDYSPYGLRKGSFYTFVFPETQFMGVTAYQNPRITQLKIENNPFAKGFRGSCNSTMHHIAMKRKSPDDCNDADGLSLSPAGSSSSGESCKRTFQDSPPKFPDINDPSPPLMGHTGSAFGHVMFPRRPSESFDSSCAFASLQSSCRQQSFCSERPAASTPPSSTLNLAPHPYVHSLPMNSLTSLSSTSALSHPSHPSRPLLHPGYMGHPNEHTIHHTPAHLTAHVHSALNGYPESLRAERPDYGLGRGDFSKPLTISTTFHSGFPGNPPPYPYH, from the exons ATGATGACATCCGTTGAAAGCCCGGAAGGCCAGCTTAACACACGTGCTGGTCTGCCTCTCGGCTGCACCACTAGCTCAATACTTCAGGGTCAAGACTTCGATTTCG ACCGTCACGTCGATTCACTCATGTCGTACTCTCGTCCATCGAGTTACTACGAGGACATGCACGGTACATCGACAACCATTCCCAACCAAGTTCAGACGGGATATTCTCAGATACATACTATGGCGTTCGGCTTCTCATCAGGTCTACCTCACGGACAGCTAAGGTCAGACTCCATAGAAGTGGAACTCGAGAATAAAGATCTTTGGGACAAGTTCCATGAAATAGGGACGGAGATGATCATTACGAAAACGGGACG ACGCATGTTTCCTGTGATCAGAGTGAACATAAGCGGCTTAAATCCAAAGGAGGAGTACGTCTTGGTGTTGGACAGCATTCCAGCAGATGACAACAGGTACAAGTTTCACAACTCTGAATGGTCAGTCACCGGTAAGGCTGAACCTCTGATACCGACCAGAATCTTCGTTCACCCCGACTCGCCGGGAACCGGGTCACAGTGGATGCGCCAAGTGGTTTCCTTTCAGAAGATGAAATTGACCAACAATCACATGGATCAAATGGGACAC GTTATTCTGAACTCGATGCATAAGTACCAGCCACGTGTTCATGTTATTCCAGCGAAGGACTACAGTCCGTATGGCTTGAGGAAGGGATCTTTTTACACCTTCGTGTTTCCAGAGACTCAATTCATGGGAGTGACTGCCTATCAAAATCCAAGG ATCACCCAGCTGAAGATAGAAAATAACCCGTTTGCGAAGGGTTTTCGAGGAAGTTGCAATAGTACCATGCATCATATCGCCATGAAAAG AAAGTCCCCAGACGACTGTAACGATGCTGATGGTCTCTCCCTCTCTCCTGCGGGGTCTTCGTCGAGTGGCGAATCATGCAAACGAACCTTCCAGGACTCTCCGCCAAAATTCCCTGATATCAACGACCCTTCTCCACCCTTGATGGGGCATACAG GAAGCGCATTCGGCCATGTCATGTTCCCTCGTCGTCCGTCGGAATCATTTGACTCGTCGTGCGCTTTTGCCTCGCTTCAGAGCAGCTGTCGGCAGCAGTCATTCTGTTCCGAGAGGCCTGCTGCATCAACACCGCCATCCTCAACACTGAACCTGGCTCCACATCCATACGTACACAGCCTTCCAATGAACTCTCTAACATCGCTGTCTTCAACTAGTGCTCTCTCGCATCCAAGTCATCCATCTCGGCCGCTCTTGCATCCGGGTTACATGGGACATCCCAACGAGCATACAATTCATCACACTCCTGCGCATCTCACTGCGCATGTGCATTCCGCGTTAAATGGCTATCCAGAGAGTTTGAGAGCAGAGCGACCCGACTATGGACTGGGAAGAGGTGATTTCAGCAAACCGCTGACGATATCCACAACGTTTCATTCTGGTTTCCCGGGGAACCCTCCACCTTATCCGTATCATTAA
- the LOC131792866 gene encoding uncharacterized protein, with amino-acid sequence MSSQNRKYFRFRFFRILFFLILFISPTTPTTSKLGLPESCFQLARTLMTSQSDNEFNKYLVQCLASVEWQQLSDFAIQNFQELKDKIPPGIAKSVKGSLFIVSVYLICLSNQLYKQAVILAEDYKEHRDKFKELQTKMKVVLQAIKTEIYSMPKSIDFPTMYERITEVMKILNNFYTELEKVTNDIKNDLIKSQHDKIWAIGLGVIASVVSVGAISVAGLWGIGLICVPAFGGVACSIGSYFSLGKTIEQLNQLQKDTRRLSLESAKHRAQLQVILALMKGNFVDIHIKSGGCEDPKRTKNTCGFAYIEVNGMDLSPRGRGCNVVVVDGRTGGVLERKTFDTHWSPSAGDHLKEYLDSLNGNKIVLVAFQDEGSTYVRKALMPLKRLGATEPVLPDYKGSFALVGYAGENKPSWVEEKIAKRGLGPSEISLKIQLTNPVPQPHPAITFFPDYGIGLFFSICCVVGFFYCFVQWAKS; translated from the exons ATGTCTTCGCAAAACCGGAAGTACTTCCGCTTTCGTTTCTTCCGAATTCTGTTTTTCCTTATCTTGTTTATATCTCCCACGACACCTACAACGAGTAAGCTCGGTTTACCAGAAAGCTGTTTTCAGCTAGCACGTACCTTAATGACATCCCAATCAGACAACGAGTTCAACAAATACCTTGTCCAATGCCTGGCTTCAGTAGAATGGCAACAATTATCTGACTTCGCCATCCAAAACTTCCAAGAACTGAAAGACAAAATACCACCTGGAATTGCAAAGTCTGTAAAGGGAAGTCTTTTTATTGTGTCTGTGTATTTAATATGCTTAAGTAATCAACTGTACAAACAGGCTGTGATCTTAGCTGAAGACTACAAGGAGCATCGAGATAAGTTCAAAGAGCTACAGACAAAAATGAAAGTCGTACTACAAGCGATAAAAACAGAAATTTACTCAATGCCAAAGAGCATCGACTTTCCCACGATGTACGAGCGAATTACGGAAGTAATGAAAATCTTGAATAATTTTTACACCGAGCTCGAGAAGGTAACAAATGACATAAAAAATGATCTCATCAAAAGTCAACATGACAAAATCTGGGCCATTGGGTTGGGTGTTATTGCGTCAGTCGTTTCTGTTGGTGCCATCTCCGTTGCCGGTCTGTGGGGAATAGGTTTAATATGTGTTCCTGCATTTGGAGGCGTTGCTTGTTCCATCGGAAGTTACTTTTCTCTTGGCAAAACCATTGAACAACTGAACCAGTTGCAGAAGGACACGAGAAGGCTAAGTCTTGAGTCAGCCAAGCATCGAGCTCAGCTTCAAGTTATACTTGCTTTGATGAAAG GGAACTTCGTGGACATTCACATCAAAAGCGGGGGCTGTGAAGACCCCAAACGAACTAAAAACACATGTGGTTTCGCTTACATCGAGGTGAATGGAATGGACCTCTCTCCTCGCGGCAGGGGATGCAACGTTGTAGTTGTTGATGGCAGAACAG GAGGAGTTCTCgaaaggaaaacatttgatACACATTGGAGCCCCTCTGCTGGTGATCATCTTAAAGAATATCTCGACAGCCTCAACGGAAA TAAGATCGTTTTGGTGGCTTTTCAAGATGAAGGTTCAACTTACGTAAGAAAAGCGCTTATGCCTCTCAAGAGACTGGGCGCTACCGAGCCTGTATTACCGGACTATAAAGGATCCTTTGCGCTAGTTGGATACGCAGGAGAAAACAAACCATCGTGggttgaagaaaaaattgccaAGAGAGGTCTGGGACCAAGTGAGATATCTCTGAAGATTCAGTTAACCAACCCAGTACCCCAGCCCCATCCAGCTATCACCTTTTTTCCTGATTATGGtattggtttgtttttctctatttgttgcgttgttggttttttttattgttttgtgcaATGGGCAAAGAGTTAG
- the LOC136279051 gene encoding uncharacterized protein codes for MSSLKEFATARKLDPCPSGSSPGSLSQLSKSTVETPAKEQGVHFRTKPLEDDRLSPQLDPSRTPVQHTGTKPFAEQTSPVNYQGNKISGFMPASHLTPSTLSEATPHGVSLSVERAASKLAQFKRKSVGQDKSERHVFKGMESISDFTPRNGGNVLSSKRNEVNEDKKFVNQVSVGKVDFNHTSENHSNEQLSYSPVLFATPQSSPSPSPVKQEFDTYKPVEREVRTDVNSSNMNSFCNTSSHAKTVENGYSDLSKS; via the coding sequence ATGTCGTCCTTGAAAGAATTTGCAACTGCGCGTAAACTAGATCCATGCCCTTCCGGTAGCAGCCCGGGCTCACTCAGCCAGTTGAGCAAAAGCACAGTGGAGACTCCAGCTAAAGAGCAAGGCGTTCATTTTCGCACTAAACCACTTGAGGACGACAGACTGTCTCCACAGCTTGATCCCAGCAGAACTCCGGTTCAACACACTGGTACTAAACCATTTGCCGAGCAAACATCGCCTGTCAATTATCAAGGAAATAAAATCTCTGGGTTTATGCCTGCGTCTCATTTGACCCCTTCGACACTCTCTGAAGCCACTCCCCATGGCGTATCTCTTAGTGTTGAGAGGGCTGCCTCAAAACTTGCGCAATTCAAGCGGAAAAGTGTTGGTCAAGACAAGAGCGAGAGGCACGTTTTCAAAGGGATGGAATCGATTTCTGATTTTACACCAAGAAATGGCGGAAATGTTTTATCAAGTAAGCGCAATGAGGTAAATGAGGACAAGAAATTTGTCAACCAGGTGTCGGTTGGGAAAGTTGACTTTAATCATACCAGCGAAAACCACTCAAATGAACAGCTGTCTTACTCTCCTGTTCTGTTTGCTACGCCCCAGTCCAGTCCTTCGCCTTCACCAGTTAAGCAGGAATTTGACACGTATAAACCAGTTGAAAGAGAAGTGAGGACAGATGTAAACTCTTCGAACATGAATTCCTTTTGTAACACATCAAGTCATGCTAAAACTGTAGAAAATGGATACAGTGATCTAAGCAAAAGTTAA
- the LOC131779687 gene encoding uncharacterized protein, with amino-acid sequence MPSNVRQGRRKSSRLRRSSNGTGCTEKEQKEVCEEKPEVKGGNPILSCGRCGSNLVAGRVVVRPFPQKIPELLRSSFRMLETIDDKSINVIDKGACEILNLGYPVADAKNDDFSGVNSVFVPESEICYIPQVCKVCQSTRDESHIVGLQVVSFRTFSEEVWLFPSIVFNRQPSSHQN; translated from the exons ATGCCGAGCAACGTTCGACAGGGACGGAGAAAGAGTTCGAGGCTCAGACGATCTTCAAATGGCACCGGGTGCACTGAGAAGGAACAGAAAGAAGTATGCGAG GAAAAACCAGAGGTTAAAGGTGGCAATCCAATACTGAGTTGTGGCCGATGTGGAAGCAACCTCGTTGCAG GTCGCGTCGTTGTTAGACCCTTCCCACAAAAGATTCCGGAATTACTGCGGAGCTCTTTTAGGATGTTGGAAACAATTGATGACAAAAGTATCAATGTTATCGACAAGGGGGCTTGCGAAATTTTAAACCTGGGTTACCCGGTTGCAGATGCAAAAAACGATGACTTTTCAG GTGTGAATTCTGTTTTCGTGCCAGAAAGCGAGATCTGCTACATCCCTCAGGTCTGCAAGGTGTGCCAGTCTACAAGAGATGAATCACACATCGTGGGCTTACAAGTGGTATCCTTCAGAACGTTTTCTGAAGAG GTCTGGCTATTTCCTAGTATCGTTTTTAATCGTCAACCATCGAGCCACCAGAACTGA